The Panicum hallii strain FIL2 chromosome 9, PHallii_v3.1, whole genome shotgun sequence genome has a window encoding:
- the LOC112877904 gene encoding mitochondrial import inner membrane translocase subunit TIM17-2-like produces MATPEKSREPCPDRIIDDAGGSFGMGAVGGSAFHFAKGLYNSPNGHRLAGGATAVRMNAPRVGGSFAIWGSLFSTFDCALVYARQKEDPWNSIAAGAGAGATLALRRGLLACGTSAAIGAALLALIEGAGIMLNRVLVVPPPPEELLQYPGQDPGQHAPPSPGQHAPPSFLGVPPPPPIAVREVPVPNSASNSTVWLGGLFGKKKQDKVAGGDPKSEVLEMDLPPTAVPSIEYK; encoded by the coding sequence ATGGCAACGCCGGAGAAGTCGCGGGAGCCCTGCCCGGACCGCATCATCGACGACGCCGGCGGCTCCTTCGGGATGGGCGCGGTGGGCGGCTCCGCCTTCCACTTCGCCAAGGGCCTCTACAACTCCCCCAACGGCCACCGCCTGGCGGGCGGTGCCACGGCCGTCCGCATGAACGCGCCGCGCGTCGGGGGCAGCTTCGCCATCTGGGGCAGCCTCTTCTCCACCTTCGACTGCGCCCTGGTCTACGCGCGGCAGAAGGAGGACCCCTGGaactccatcgccgccggcgccggcgccggcgccacgcTCGCCCTGCGCAGGGGCCTCCTCGCCTGCGGAACGTCCGCGGCCATCGGCGCCGCCCTCCTCGCGCTCATCGAGGGCGCCGGGATCATGCTCAACCGTGTCTTGGtcgtcccgccgccgccggaggaaCTGCTGCAGTACCCCGGGCAGGATCCTGGGCAGCATGCACCACCTAGCCCTGGCCAGCACGCACCACCTAGCTTCCTgggagtgccgccgccgccgccgatcgcGGTTCGGGAGGTTCCGGTCCCTAACTCTGCCTCGAACTCGACTGTGTGGCTTGGCGGTTTGTtcgggaagaagaagcaggacAAGGTTGCTGGTGGGGATCCTAAGTCGGAGGTGTTGGAGATGGATTTACCCCCCACGGCCGTTCCCTCCATCGAGTACAAGTGA
- the LOC112873254 gene encoding dof zinc finger protein 3-like: MAPRPAVPAEASVSAGGGEYASSSWVKPGCMMELARLAKIPQPESGLVCPRCRSAETKFCYYNNYSLSQPRYFCRACRRYWTHGGALRDLPFSSSVRRRRRNKPPSNKHESSEVSSCCASGKGGRASPSSSSGASAVPGGGGRAAAAATPVMHTQPLEQLASLAVAVGTERHRTVASRLWLPAGHSSLQGPVGYRHQLGNITAGVATTIRLEHQRYLPQRQPFSFLGYGDAVSAPTSAVGPLGASDAGGGSDTEAGGFAGGHTLAAAISRVLGPAALTTQSASEMMAANPPIPSTEMTGTLTTTSSPVEFLVESGLSHLLGSGSWPACSYGSCSAGNDSGGSTSCTAAPGNSVWPDPSGFTSSSSGTML, translated from the coding sequence ATGGCTCCTCGGCCTGCCGTGCCAGCTGAAGCCTCCGTGAGCGCTGGTGGTGGTGAATACGCCAGCAGCTCTTGGGTCAAGCCGGGCTGCATGATGGAGCTCGCCAGGCTCGCGAAGATCCCGCAGCCGGAGTCGGGGCTCGTGTGCCCGCGCTGCCGGTCCGCCGAGACCAAGTTCTGCTACTACAACAACTACTCCCTGTCGCAGCCGCGGTACTTCTGCAGGGCGTGCCGGCGGTACTGGACGCACGGCGGCGCGCTCCGGGACCTCCCCTTCTCCAGcagcgtccgccgccgccgccgcaacaaGCCGCCGTCAAACAAGCACGAGTCGTCAGAGGTGTCCAGCTGCTGCGCTTCTGGGAAAGGCGGCAGGGCGTCGCCATCCTCGTCCTCCGGTGCCAGTGCAGTTCCTGGtggcggcggtagagcggccgcggcggccacgCCCGTCATGCACACGCAGCCGCTGGAGCAGCTGGCGTCGCTGGCAGTGGCAGTAGGTACAGAACGCCACAGAACTGTTGCGTCGAGGCTATGGTTGCCCGCCGGGCACAGCTCGCTGCAGGGTCCCGTGGGCTATCGTCATCAGCTCGGCAACATCACCGCTGGCGTTGCCACCACCATCAGGCTAGAGCACCAGCGGTACCTTCCACAAAGACAGCccttctctttcttgggctACGGAGACGCCGTCAGCGCGCCTACATCCGCCGTCGGCCCTCTCGGTGCATcagacgccggcggcggcagcgacaCCGAGGCCGGTGGCTTCGCCGGAGGACATACGCTAGCAGCAGCCATCTCCAGGGTGCTCGGACCGGCGGCGCTGACCACGCAATCGGCGTCCGAGATGATGGCGGCGAACCCACCGATACCTTCAACGGAGATGACGGGGACACTGACGACGACGAGCTCGCCGGTTGAGTTCCTGGTGGAGAGCGGCCTTTCTCATTTGCTGGGTAGCGGCAGCTGGCCGGCATGCAGCTACGGATCATGCTCCGCAGGCAACGACAGCGGCGGAAGCACCAGCTGCACGGCCGCTCCGGGCAACTCCGTCTGGCCGGACCCGTCAGGCTTCACCTCCTCGTCTTCTGGTACCATGCTGTGA